The following proteins are co-located in the Spirosoma montaniterrae genome:
- the nrfD gene encoding NrfD/PsrC family molybdoenzyme membrane anchor subunit encodes MSHVTSAVRTPLVTGGKTYADVTEDISRQVEGRPTREWTIAFTISVIVLIYGFACVFWTWWEGLGVWGLNKTVGWAWDITNFVWWVGIGHAGTLISAILLLFRQKWRTAVNRSAEAMTIFAVICAASFIIMHMGRPWLAYWALPLPNTFGSLWVNFKSPLVWDVFAISTYFTVSLVFWYMGLLPDLATIRDRARSKVSRYIYGAFSLGWNGSAKTWARYEYMSLILAGLSTPLVLSVHTIVSMDFATSVIPGWHTTIFPPYFVAGAIFSGFAMVQNLMLIIRVVFKLEDYITVEHIESMNKIITLTGSIVGVAYLTEFFIAWYSGVEFESYAFINRATGPYWWAYWAMMTCNVISPQLFWSRAIRRSVVWTFTLSVVVNIGMWFERFVIIVTSLHRDYLPSSWAMFHPTLFDISDYIFSFGLFFTLFLLFSKFLPVVNMAEVKTIIKSSSEKLPASVSGVAKGERVTSPTFNKSAE; translated from the coding sequence ATGTCGCATGTAACATCAGCCGTAAGAACTCCGCTCGTCACTGGTGGCAAGACCTACGCCGACGTGACGGAGGACATCAGCAGACAGGTTGAAGGGCGTCCTACCCGTGAGTGGACGATTGCTTTTACCATCTCGGTGATTGTACTCATCTACGGATTTGCCTGCGTGTTCTGGACCTGGTGGGAAGGTTTGGGCGTTTGGGGCCTGAATAAAACCGTTGGCTGGGCGTGGGACATCACCAACTTCGTATGGTGGGTAGGTATCGGTCATGCCGGTACGCTGATCTCAGCCATTCTGCTGCTGTTTCGTCAGAAGTGGCGGACGGCTGTAAACCGCTCAGCGGAAGCCATGACCATTTTCGCCGTTATTTGCGCGGCCAGTTTCATTATCATGCACATGGGCCGTCCGTGGCTGGCTTACTGGGCACTCCCTCTGCCAAACACGTTTGGTTCATTATGGGTGAATTTTAAGTCGCCACTTGTTTGGGACGTATTTGCCATCAGTACTTATTTTACTGTGTCTTTGGTATTCTGGTACATGGGCCTGTTGCCTGATCTGGCAACTATCCGTGACCGGGCACGCAGCAAAGTGTCACGCTATATTTATGGTGCGTTTTCGTTAGGCTGGAATGGTTCTGCTAAAACCTGGGCGCGTTATGAATACATGAGCCTGATTCTGGCGGGTCTGTCTACTCCGCTCGTATTATCAGTTCATACGATTGTAAGTATGGACTTTGCAACGTCCGTAATTCCAGGCTGGCACACGACTATCTTCCCACCGTACTTTGTGGCTGGTGCTATCTTCTCGGGCTTTGCGATGGTGCAGAACCTGATGTTGATTATCCGTGTGGTGTTCAAACTCGAAGATTACATTACAGTCGAGCATATTGAGTCGATGAATAAAATCATCACGCTCACCGGTTCGATTGTAGGGGTTGCTTACCTGACAGAGTTTTTCATCGCATGGTATTCGGGTGTTGAATTTGAAAGTTACGCATTCATCAACCGGGCAACCGGGCCGTATTGGTGGGCTTACTGGGCCATGATGACCTGCAATGTGATTTCGCCACAGTTGTTCTGGTCTCGGGCCATTCGACGGAGCGTTGTCTGGACGTTCACCTTGTCGGTTGTTGTGAACATTGGTATGTGGTTCGAGCGGTTTGTGATTATTGTTACGTCGCTGCACCGCGATTACCTGCCGTCGAGTTGGGCAATGTTCCACCCTACACTTTTCGACATCAGCGATTATATCTTCTCGTTTGGGTTGTTTTTTACACTGTTTCTACTTTTCTCGAAATTCCTGCCTGTTGTTAATATGGCGGAGGTGAAGACGATCATTAAGTCGTCTTCAGAAAAACTGCCTGCTTCAGTATCGGGAGTGGCAAAGGGAGAGCGCGTTACGAGTCCAACCTTTAACAAGAGTGCAGAGTAA
- a CDS encoding DUF3341 domain-containing protein yields the protein MSDVTNNSKFLVGIYDDDDVVLHAVKEVKTAGVRIHEVYTPFPIHGLDVALGHPRTRLGIAAFLFGLSGTITALTLTAYTESFDWPMIVGGKDSYSPIVYVPVIFELTVLFCALGMVGTFLVSNGLGPTVKPLMYDLRTTDNKFAMAIDLSKNSLGEGDIERILKNSGAAEVNIKQF from the coding sequence ATGTCAGACGTAACTAATAACAGTAAATTTCTGGTCGGTATTTACGACGACGATGATGTTGTACTTCATGCCGTTAAAGAAGTTAAAACGGCTGGTGTCCGTATCCACGAAGTATATACGCCATTTCCCATTCACGGATTAGACGTTGCACTGGGGCATCCACGCACTCGTTTGGGTATAGCTGCTTTTCTGTTCGGATTATCGGGTACTATTACGGCCCTAACTTTGACTGCCTACACGGAAAGCTTCGACTGGCCGATGATCGTAGGTGGTAAAGATTCATACTCGCCGATTGTATATGTACCGGTAATTTTTGAACTGACGGTATTATTCTGTGCATTAGGTATGGTTGGTACTTTCTTGGTATCAAATGGATTAGGCCCAACCGTAAAGCCATTAATGTACGATCTGCGTACAACGGACAACAAATTTGCAATGGCTATCGATCTGAGCAAAAATAGTCTTGGCGAAGGTGACATTGAACGGATTTTAAAGAATTCGGGAGCCGCTGAGGTAAACATCAAGCAGTTTTAA